A stretch of DNA from Oryza brachyantha chromosome 9, ObraRS2, whole genome shotgun sequence:
TATGTCACCCGTGCCATACCTGGCTGTATCCATAGAACAGATCCTAGTCTTATCATATTCGGAATCTACCATATCTATAAACCCACTCTGCCACTATATAGGATGGCACAGGGCATCCATCAGGGGAGACAGGCAATCATACAACATCAATACAATCTTAGCGAGACTAGGGTATTATCTTGCTAGCCGAGAGCTTGAACCTAGTTAAACCTCTgccttcatcctaaccataaACTTTAGCACCTTTTAGCCACCCTATAGTAATATCGTCGACCCAAATCGTCGAcactatgtttaattgttacacaTTTAAGCAAAGAATTAGGCactacacctattaggtgtatCTACGAAGCACTTGAGATTTTCATACAATCTTAAttagactctatgtttaattgttttccatttaagcatagagtcaggGGGGCTACACCTAATTGTTTCCTATTTAAGCAcctatatttttccttcaTTTGGAGCCCACCATAGCCTCTACAATAATTACATAGTACTTGGGATCACTCAAGAAACACTCGGGGAGCGCTCGAGAAGCACTCAGACTACGTCAAGCATACTGTGTGAAGTTGTACATACACGGATGATTTGCGTGGCTAAGTATGACTCCGGGGCTACTATGGGAtacctgtactaggggtatccgtagagtattaatgtatgtatatagagaaaatctaacaaacgCCATCGACGAGCGCACAATTCTAACAAATGCCATCCACGAGCGTGACTTTCAGCAAATGCCAGcgtacaaacaaaaatttccAAGAAATGCAATCTCTGTTTAAATATCTATGTTAGTTACTGTTGCTTTTgttgaaatgaaaaaatagtCCTCATATGAAGGGTAAGCACTTAACAGGTGAAAAAGTAAATGAAACAAAGGGAAAACACATGATATGGCTAACCCTAACCCGGCGACAtgttgtggcggcggcgcgggcggcggccgtggcgaaGGCAATGACCATGGGGATGCGGCCTTCGGCGCCTGCAGCGCAGGGGGAGGCGGGGGATctgacggccgcggcggcacgggcaGCAGAGCCGACAGCGGCCGAGGTGCAtgcgacggccgcggcgatGCGGCCTTCGGCGCCTGCAGCGCAGGGGGCGGTGGGGGATCTGACAGCCGCAGTGGCGTGGGCAGtggacccggcggcggccgcgacggATGCGATGGCCGCGGTGGCGCGACCTTCGGCGCCTGCAGCGCAGGGGGTGGCAGGGGATTCGACGGCCCAGGTGGGGGCTGCAATGGCGGGCTCTATGGCGTGGGCTGCGACAGCGGAGGTAGTGCAACCTGCGACGGCGGTGATGCGATCCCCAATGGCAATGGCGACGTGACCcatggcagcggcggtgggggcAGATTTCGTGGTTCTGCATCGGGTGGCAGCAGCGGCCTACA
This window harbors:
- the LOC121055316 gene encoding glycine-rich cell wall structural protein 1.8-like, translated to MANPNPATCCGGGAGGGRGEGNDHGDAAFGACSAGGGGGSDGRGGTGSRADSGRGACDGRGDAAFGACSAGGGGGSDSRSGVGSGPGGGRDGCDGRGGATFGACSAGGGRGFDGPGGGCNGGLYGVGCDSGGSATCDGGDAIPNGNGDVTHGSGGGGRFRGSASGGSSGLHGSVSGGNDELGGGAAEGSFDVDGASMADHPAFHRGHGMDGFVAELTRVSFTADYPYKSEYITIHPCFLTWKWKELEDRMVNTLNGTRDNDNTSTDGLPPPPPPENPSLAQILTSQMQMLTLMMQQMQQQQQQDQQVIQELVNQNQNNQQHGPPRCNPSCRSSSVSVH